The genomic segment CGGGTGAAGATATTGATGTGATCAATACCGAGCTGGCCCTGTCCGACCTTGAGAGCTGTGAGCGCGCGATCACCCGGGTTGCGAAAAAGGCCAAGGGTGGCGATAAGGATGCCAAGTTCGAGCTGCAGGTTCTGGAGAAGATCCTGCCACACCTTGAGCAGGCCGAGATGGTTCGCTCGGTGGAGCTCAGCAAAGAGGAGAAGGCCGCGGTTGCCTACATCAACTTCCTCACTGCGAAGCCCACCATGTATATCGCCAACGTCAATGAAGATGGCTTTGAGAATAACCCCTACCTGGATCAGGTTCGTGAGATCGCGGCCAAAGAGAACTCTGTGGTGGTTGCCGTGTGTGCCGCTATCGAATCAGATATCGCCGAGCTGGATGCCGAGGAAGCCGCCGAGTTCATGGAGGAGATGGGACTCGAAGAGCCGGGCCTGAACCGGGTGATCCGCTCCGGTTATGAACTATTGCACCTGCAAACCTACTTCACCGCGGGTGTCAAAGAGGTTCGCGCCTGGACTACACCTATCGGGGCCACCGCTCCTCAGGCCGCAGGTAAGATCCATACCGACTTTGAGAAAGGCTTTATCCGGGCCGAGGTGATCGGTTTTGATGACTACATCAGCTGCAATGGCGAGCAGGGCGCTAAAGAGGCAGGCAAGTGGCGCCTGGAAGGCAAAGAATATATCGTCAAAGATGGCGATGTGATCCACTTCCGCTTTAACGTATAAGTCTGTCAGCCTGTGTTGTGACTAAAGTGCCGCCCCATCCGGGCGGCATTTTTTATGCGTCATCAGACAAGCATGGGCGATCGCTCCCTTGCCTTCAATTGAGCCCCTTATAGGCCTCCACCAAATCCTTGGGGGGCTGCATATCGTACTTCTCATAGACGCCATTGAGCTTACCCTGCTGATAAAGCTTAATCAGGGTGTCATTAAAGCGCTTGATGAGTGATGCCGAATTGTGGGCCTTGGCAAAGCCGATGTAGTATTTAAGCTGCCTGTGCATTCCTGCGTAACGAATATTGTCCAGCTCCAGTTTATTGATCAGGGCATAGCCCACATCCCGGTTGGAGTAGACGGCGTCCACCTTGCCATCGGATAAGTTCTGAAACTGCCGCTCATCATCATTGGTGACACTAACTGCCAGCTTATTAATATTCTCTTTGATCTTGAGCAGGGACTTTTCGGTATTTGAAGGGCCGTAGACTCCCACATGATAATCGAGAATATCCGTCTCTTTGGTGAACTTTAGGGGGTTATCTTTTCTCACAAAAATGCCGTATTCGGTGTCTATGATGGGCGGTGAGAAATAAAAGATTTTACTTCGCTCTTCATTCCAGCCAATGACAAACAGGCCATTTTTACGGCCATGCTCAACAAACCACTGAGCCCTGAGCCAGTTCATCAGCTGAAAAGAGCAGCTCATCTCCATCGCGTGGCACACCTCACGGATAATATCCGCCGCGGGCCCGGAGACCACATGCTTATCTTTGTAGTTAAAAGGATAAAAGTCCTGGGTAGCAAAGCTAAACTGGGCCCGGCTCACTGGGCTAAACAGCAAAAAGCTGGCACACAGTATAGATACCAGAAGAATTGACTTATTCATGCCAAACATCCTTGTCCACACTCCTCTATTGATAAAGGTAGTTAAGGAGCCGCCATGCTGCCCAGAAGCCTGATTTTTTTGCCAGAACCCAGTGCCGGTTGATGGAGCAAGGCTCCCCTGGTGACTCAGCCAAAACCTGCTTCGAACGGGTTATGAATCCCTGGAAGGAGAACCGGGTTTAAACCTCCCGATAAAGAGTAATCCACCCAGAGCCCTTTGAGATAGTGTTATCCCCGGGATGAAACTATCCTTTTCTAAAAGCCCCCCTGACATCATAAGGCCTCATGCAGCGACTGGAGAGATGGCTAAGAAAGCTTAAGATCCCGATCCGCCTTAGTGTCGGATATGTCTTGCTGCTGTTAGTCACCCTGGTGGTGGGAGATATTATCTTCTACTACCAGGTCAAACAGGTGGTGAAGCAGGGAATCGAGCAGGAGCTCGAAAAAACCACCTCGGCGATCCTTCATCAGGTGAAGACAGCGGCCAATGTCGCGATCCGCAGCCACCTGCGTGGAGTGGCAGAAGCAAACCTTGAGCAGATAAGCTCACTCTATCGCCAGGTTCAGGCCGGAAAGATTAGCAGAGCGCAGGCCGAGGAGAAGGTTCATCAGCAGATGCAGGCACAATCAATCGGGGAGCGCGGTTATCTCTACATCATCGATAGCCTGGGAAACATAGTCCACCATCGTCGTGATGCACTCAAGGGAGTCGATCTCTCCTACTACCCCTTCATCCAGCAGCAGATCGCTAAGAAGCAGGGCTATATGGAGTACGTCTGGAAAAACCCGGATGAGCGAACCCCTCAGGAAAAAGCCCTGTATATGACCTACTTCAAGCCCTGGGACTGGATCATATCGGTCTCAACCTACAGAGATGAATTTCGAACCCTGCTCAATATCGATGACTTTCGCCACTCGGTGCTGGATATGCGTTTTGGCAAAACCGGCTACCCATTTATCATCAACACCGCAGGGGATATCATCATCCACCCCTTCCTGGAGGGAAATTTCTTTGAGATCAAAGACGATAATGGATTTCCCTTTTTCAGGGAGATCATCAATCAAAGAAACGGGATGCTCACCTACAGCTGGAAAAATCCGGGTGAGTCCGACTTTCGCAAAAAACTGGTCCTGTTTAACTATCTGTCCGAGCTGGACTGGATCGTGATCTCCTCCACCTATGAAGAGGAGATCTACGCCCCTCTGGACCGGCTTACCAAGCTCAATATCATCTCTCTCGCCCTGATATTGCTGCTGGTCCTTCCATTGTCTATTATCCTGAGCGCCTCTATTATCAATCCGCTCAAGCAGTTGATGTCACGCCTTGAGCTCGCTGCCAAAGGGGATTTTTCGATCCGCATGCCCCTGGACAGCAGCAAAGATGAGATCCACCAACTCGCGGAGTACTTTAACCGCTTCATGCAAGAGCTGGAGGAGTTCAGTATTTCGCTACATGGTGAAATAAACCAGCACCGCAGTACCCAGCGGGAGCTTAAAAAGCTCAATATTGAGCTGGAGCAAAGGGTTTTGGAGCGAACCCAGGAGTTGAATGCCTCAATTGAAACCCTGAAAAAAGCCCAGGCTCAGCTGGTCGAAGCCGAAAAGATGGCATCTCTAGGTACGGTAGTCGCCGGGGTCGCCCATGAGATCAACACCCCCATAGGCACAGCAATCACCGCCATCTCCTTTCTCAGGGAGCAAACCGAAAGCTTTGTTCAGGTCACCGCCAATAATCAGCTCAGCCGAAGCGGCTTAACAGGTTACACAGAAACGGCTCTGGAGTTGACTCAGGCGATTCATAGCAGCCTTCAGCGCGCCGCCAGCCTGATCCAGAGCTTTAAAGGGATCGCCGTCGATGAGAGCCGTGAAAACCTGCGGGTGTTTAATCTCAGAGAGCTGTTAGTCGATTATTTTGCAACGGTTCAATCTGAGCTCGACTCCCATCAAATCACCCTGAACCTGACTTGTGACCCAGATCTTGAACTTAGAAGTTACCCCAACACCTTCTCCCATATCATCTCTAACCTGGTGGTGAACTCCCTGCATCACGGCTTTGAAAATCGCCCATCCGGAATCATCAGCATTGAGGTTGATGCATCAGCATCCGCCCTAACCCTTAAATATCGGGATAACGGCAGCGGAATGAATGATAAGCAGTTAAAAAATATTTTTGAACCCTTCTATACCACTAAGCGGGGCAGTGGAGGAACAGGCTTGGGTATGCACCTGGTTTATAATCTGGTCACCCATATTCTGGGGGCCAGATAACCCTCAGTAGCAGAGTCAATGAATACACCTCAATCACCATCACCCTGCCGGCAAGCACCATTGCCCTCCCCGCTTAAGCATCAAAGCGATACACAAAAAAACAAACTTTTGTATTGATTTAAAACAATAATCGGCATATTTACAAAATTCAGAACATAAATCACAAGAATTTGATCATTTGTGATAGCCATCATTTTATTTGAATGGCGTTTTTAACATGATGTTCACCCTGAGCCAGGCTCACTTATCAAAACAACTGGGTAAATAAGAATGACTCAATCACACTCAAATAATGTGTTAAATCAACCCAAACCCTTCTATATGATCTTCTTTGTAGAGCTTTGGGAACGCTTTGGTTATTACGGCCTTCAGGGAATACTCGCGGTCTATTTTGTCGAAAAGCTCGGTTTCTCTCAGGAGCTTTCTTTTATTACTTTTGGTGCCTTTGCAGCCCTCGTTTATGGATTAATCTCAATCGGTGGCTTCATCGGGGATAAGGTTCTCGGGACCAAACGAACCATTATTCTCGGTGCCTTGATCCTGGCGATCGGCTATATGGTGGTGGCATTTTCGATCTCTCACCGTGAGCTTATCTTCATCGGCCTGGGTATTGTTTCTGTGGGGAATGGCCTGTTTAAGGCAAACCCATCGAGCCTGCTTTCTAAGTGCTATGAAGAGGGAGACTCCAGGCTTGATGGTGCTTTTACCATGTACTACATGTCGATCAATATCGGCTCTTTCCTCTCCCTGCTGTTCTCCCCTGTGATTGCTTCTCACTTTGGTTATGCTGCCGCCTACACTGTGTGTGCCATCGGCTTGCTGCTATCCATGTTGAGTTACTGGATCTTTCGCAATACCGTGGGTCATATCGGATCCGAGGCCGATAAGCGTCCTCTGGACCTGAAAAAATTACTCCTGGTGATCATAGGTTCGGCCGTGCTCTCGCTGATCTGTGCGTTTTTAATGAAGCACGTGGCTCTGGCTGAGGGGGTGCTGGTCCTCATCTGTGCCGTGGTCATCGTTCTCTACTTCCGCGAAGCTTTCAAGCTGCAGGGAGTTGAGCGTGGCAAGATGATGGTTGCATTTGTGCTGATGATTGAGGCTGTGCTGTTTTTCATTCTCTACGCTCAGATGCCCACCTCTTTGAATTTCTTCGCCATCCACAATACCCAGCACCAGTTGTTTGGCATAGGTATCAACCCGGTGAGCTTCCAGAGCCTCAACCCATTCTGGATCGTACTTGCCAGCCCGATCCTCGCCTGGCTATACAATCACTTTGGCCATAAGGGACGCGATCTCTCTATGCCAGCTAAGTTCACCCTGGGGATGTTCCTCTGCTCCCTGGGCTTCCTCTGCCTGGCTCTGGCCGGACGTTTCTTTGCCAACGAAATGGGGATCGTCTCTGCCTGGTGGATCGTGCTGACCTATTTCTTCCAGAGTATTGGTGAGCTGATGATCAGCGCCCTGGGACTAGCGATGGTCGCCAGCCTGGTTCCCCAGCGCCTGATGGGATTTGTGATGGGTGCCTGGTTCCTGACTCAGGCCAGCGCATTTTTACTCGGCGGTTGGGTGGCAAGCTTTACTGCGGCACCTAAAGGGGTCAGCGATCCCATCCAGACCCTGCCTCTTTATACCAAGGTGTTCATGCAGATCGGCGTTGTCACTTTAGTGATCGCCATCATCATGTGGCTGACCGTCCCTATGCTCAACCGGATCATTCACTCTGAGAGCAAGCCTCAGGAGGGCGAGAGCGCTCTGAGCCATAGTTAACCCCACAAAAGACCCGGCATAGCCGGGTCTTTCCCCCTGTAGTTAATCCAAACTTGCCCTCCTCCAGCAATGCTCAATACTTAGCGTAAGGGACACAAAAAGCTCCTCTCATCTCAGGAGGGTATGGATCGTTCGAATATGAAGAGGCTGATAGGCTGGATCCGCTATCTGAAAATTCCCCCCGGCTGTTGCTGGGAACCCTGCTGACCCTGCTCATTATTAGCGGCATCGGCTATGCGGTCTTTTATCAAAACACCAAGCAACTGCTCAGCCAGGAGATCGACGATGAGCTCAAACTCACCAGCCAGGCGATATTAGAGCTGGTCAGGGGTTCGGCCCATATCTCGATTCAGACCCACCTGCACACCCTTGCCGAGGCTGATCTGCAGCTGGTTACCAGCCTCTACAATCAATCAAAGCAGGGGAAAATCTCAGTCGCCGAGGCCAAGCGCAGAGCCTTTGAGCTCCTTAAGGCCCAAAAGATTGGCGATAGTGGTTATACCTATGTTCTGAGCAGCAAGGGGCTGTTGCTGCTCCACCCCCTCAAGGAGTTTACCGACAAAGACATCTCCGGCCTGCACTTCGCCAGCGAGCAGATCCGACGTAAGCGAGGTTATCTGGAGTACCAGTGGCAGGGCAGCGACGATGACAGCCTGCGCAACAAGGCGCTCTACATGAGCTACTTCGAACCCTGGGACTGGATCATCTCGGTCTCCTCCTATCGCAGTGAATTCCACCAGCTACTCGATCCCCGGGACTTTGACTCCGCACTGGAGAAGATGAAAATTGGCCAGACCGGTTATCCCTTTATCGTGGATCGCCAGGGGAACCTGATTGCAGGAAAAAGCCAGGATCACCTCTCCCCCGAGGAGTTGCAGCCACTACTGGTGGCAAATTCAGATGATCTGAGCCTGAGCTTAAGTAACAAAGGAAGAGAGATCCAGGCAATATCTCACTACCTGCCCGACATGGGCTGGTATGTGATTGCGGTTGCCTACCCCGATGAGCTGAACGCCCCACTGAAGACCTTCTCACTACTTAACATCCTGGGGGGTCTCCTGATTTTACTGCTAATCCTGCCCCTGTCTCTTCTCATCAGTGCCTCCATCATCTACCCGATGCGCCAGCTTTTACGGCGAATGCAAAGTGCCTCGACCGGCGACCTATCGGTTCGGATTCCAGAGGAGCAGGCTGGCCAGGATGAGTTTTTCCAGCTTGCCCAACTTTTTAATACCCTGATGGAGGAGCTTGAGAAATCCAGCGCCTCGTTGCGCCAGGAGGTCAATGAGCGTCAAAAAGCCCAGGATGAGATGGAGATGCTCAATTTTGAGCTTGAGCAACGAGTTGCCGAACGAACCCAACGGATGCAAGCCTCCCTGCACTCCCTCAAGCAGGCCCAGAAGCAGGTAGTTGAAACCGAGAAAATGGCATCGCTCGGAACCGTTGTCGCGGGGGTAGCCCATGAGATCAACACCCCGATTGGCACAGCCATTACCGCCGTGAGCTTCTTAAATGAGCAGGCTGAAGGGCTAGCCCAAAGCCTTGCCGAAAACAAAATCGGCCGACAGCAACTAACACAGTTTATTGAGCAATCGATTGAGCTAACCCAATCGGCCAAAACCAACCTGCACCGTGCCGCCCGGCTGATCCAGAGCTTTAAGAGCATCGCGGTTGACCAGGCGAAGGAGCGCCCGTCGCAGTTTAATCTGTCTGAGCTTATCCGTGATTACATGCAAACCATCCATAGCGAGCTTCAAGAGAAACAGATTGAGGTCACGGTGAACTGCCCCGAGCACCTGATACTGGAGAGTTACAACAACGCCTTCATGCATATCCTGGCGAATCTTTTTACCAATGCCATCAGTCACGCCTTCACCGACCGGGGAGGTGAGATTATCCTGGAGGTGCAGTGCGATAGCGGCGATCTGGTGATCGACTTCCAGGATAATGGCAAGGGGATGAGCTGGGAGCAGCAGAAACTTATTTTTGAACCCTTCTTCACCACCAACCGCAACGATGGAGGGACCGGGCTTGGGATGCACCTGGTGTATAATTTGATCACTCACCTGCTCCAGGGGCAAATAAGCTGCCAGAGTCTGCCGGATCTGGGCTGTCGCTTCACCATTCAGCTGCCGATCGCCATCGTCCTTAATGCCGAGTGATCCCTCTCTATCCTGTTTTCTCCTGAACACCGTCCCCTGTTCCGCTCATAAAACCGACAGAGCTGTATAGCTTGCAGGCAAAGTTTCTATTTTTTATCCAACCACACCACAAAAGCTGTTTTTTCTCAAAAAAAGGGTTGACCCAATCTGCGCATATTCGCATAATACGCCCCGCTTCCAACGAGAAGCAAAGCAAACTTGAGTGTGGCTATGTAGCTCAGCTGGTTAGAGCACATCACTCATAATGATGGGGTCGCAGGTTCGAATCCCGCCATAGCCACCAGTCTGCTGGGATATCGCCAAGCGGTAAGGCAGCGGGTTTTGATCCCGCCACTCCCAGGTTCGAATCCTGGTATCCCAGCCATATTTTTGCTATTTTTTGATTGCTGTTGGGATATCGCCAAGCGGTAAGGCAGCGGGTTTTGATCCCGCCACTCCCAGGTTCGAATCCTGGTATCCCAGCCATATTTTTTGTTGTTGGCTATGTAGCTCAGCTGGTTAGAGCACATCACTCATAATGATGGGGTCGCAGGTTCGAATCCCGCCATAGCCACCAATATCTAGAGTTTTGCGGAAGTGGCGGAATTGGTAGACGCACCAGATTTAGGTTCTGGCGCCGCGAGGTGTGAGAGTTCGAGTCTCTCCTTCCGCACCATCACAATTGGGATATCGCCAAGCGGTAAGGCAGCGGGTTTTGATCCCGCCACTCCCAGGTTCGAATCCTGGTATCCCAGCCATTCAAAAAGCCCACCTCGTGTGGGCTTTTTTATTTCCGGATCACTGCAAACCCTGCCGGGATCCAATTCTGATAATCACTCTCAATCAGAAAACAATTGATTATTATTGCGCCATATTATAGAGTCGTCTGACTGGCAGCTCCCCTGTTGTGGCTCTTCGGGCAGCGCCTATCGGTGATCCTTTCTCAATTTACGATTTCCCCGGTCAGTTTTCCGCTGCTCCGGTCGCTTCCCTTGCTTAAAAAACGCTTATTACAAAAAGGCAAACCATGTCGAATAACAAGCATAATTACATCATTCTCACCCTGATCGTCACCATAGTGATCGATATCATGGGGTGGGTCTGGTCTTCCCTATTCTGCCCTCACTATTTTTCGGGCAGGGCTCGGTATTCCCGATGGGGACTCCTCACGCTGAGCTGTGGGCTTACTCGATCGCCCTGGCGGTCTGGCCATTCGGCCTGTTTGTTGGAGGACCTGTGATCGGTGAGCTCTCGGATAAGTTTGGCCGTAAGCCGACCCTACTGATCGCGCTGAGCCTGACTGCCGTCGCCTATGGACTCTCTGCAGCCTCGATCCTCATCGGTAACTTCTGGCTGTTTGTGGTAAGCCGCCTGATGAGTGGTGTGGTGGGTGGCGCCTATGAGGTTGCTCAGGCCACAGTGGTGGATATCAGTGATAAAGAAACCAAGGCTCGTAATCTGGGGTATGTAAGCATGGCCGCCTCCATCGGCTTTGTTATCGGCCCTGTGGTGACCAGCCTCTCTACCAGCGGCTGGCTGAGCTGGATGACCATCAGTACCCCGTTCTGGATCGCCATGGGATTAGCCGCCATCAATACCCTGTCGATTCTAAAGCTGCTGGAGCGGGACAAGCCTAAACACCCGGATCTCAAGCTGCATCCCATCGGAGCGGCTAAGACGGTTGGTTTTTTGTTTCTGGACAAGCGGGTGCTGTATATCGGTGCCATCTATCTGCTACTGCAGGCGGGCTGGGGATTCTATACCCAGGGGGTTGCGCTGTTTATGCATCACTACTATCACTATGACACTGGCAGTACCGGCTACTTCTATGCCGCGATGGGGCTGGCGGTTGCACTCTGCAGTGTCTCGGTACAACCCTGGCTGCTCAAGCGTTTTTCGCCAAGGACTCTTTACAGTGTGATGGGGGTCATCTGTGCACTGCTGCTGGTGATAGCTATGCTCAGTAAGCCGCTGGTTGTCCAATGGATCACCGCAGTTTTAGGTTCGGCCACCCAGTTCATCTGCTATACCGTGGTGCTGATGCTGCTCTCCGGCAGCGTCTCTGAGAAGGAGCAGGGTAAGGTGATGGGTAGTGCGGGCGCAGGCTTTGGCCTGGCCTGGGGATCAATGATCTATTGATGGGGGTGCTGACCCAGCACTCTGTGGCCCTGCCGCTGGCCGCCGGTGCCATCCTGCTACTGATCAGCGTGGTGATGATCCAGGGCTATCGCTCCGCTCAATCCAAACAGCTGTTAACCGGCAACGCCTGATCTCACCCGGGGGAGTCCTCTCCCCCGTCAGCTATACTAATTAGCCAGAACCTCTGACGTTGGGAAACCTTGATGCGGTTGCGTTACTCAATCGCTCTTCTGGGTCTGCTGATCCTACCCTCATTACTCTTCGCTCAGCAAAGAGAAAGGATCTCTGTGACCTTTATCAATCCGGGCGTCTCAGATACCAAGCATGCGACCGGAGGGTTCTGGTATAAGGTCAGTCACTTCATGCAGGCGGCGGCTGCCGATCTCAATATTGATCTCGAAGTTCTGTACGCCGAACGTAAACACACCCGGCTCACCCGTCTTGCCCGCGAGGTCAGCTCCAGAGACAAAAAACCTGATTATCTGATCATTGTCAACGAGATGAAGCAGGGAGCCCCCCAGCTCGTCGAGGCGGTGCAGGCAAAGA from the Dongshaea marina genome contains:
- a CDS encoding substrate-binding periplasmic protein, translated to MNKSILLVSILCASFLLFSPVSRAQFSFATQDFYPFNYKDKHVVSGPAADIIREVCHAMEMSCSFQLMNWLRAQWFVEHGRKNGLFVIGWNEERSKIFYFSPPIIDTEYGIFVRKDNPLKFTKETDILDYHVGVYGPSNTEKSLLKIKENINKLAVSVTNDDERQFQNLSDGKVDAVYSNRDVGYALINKLELDNIRYAGMHRQLKYYIGFAKAHNSASLIKRFNDTLIKLYQQGKLNGVYEKYDMQPPKDLVEAYKGLN
- a CDS encoding sensor histidine kinase, whose protein sequence is MLGTLLTLLIISGIGYAVFYQNTKQLLSQEIDDELKLTSQAILELVRGSAHISIQTHLHTLAEADLQLVTSLYNQSKQGKISVAEAKRRAFELLKAQKIGDSGYTYVLSSKGLLLLHPLKEFTDKDISGLHFASEQIRRKRGYLEYQWQGSDDDSLRNKALYMSYFEPWDWIISVSSYRSEFHQLLDPRDFDSALEKMKIGQTGYPFIVDRQGNLIAGKSQDHLSPEELQPLLVANSDDLSLSLSNKGREIQAISHYLPDMGWYVIAVAYPDELNAPLKTFSLLNILGGLLILLLILPLSLLISASIIYPMRQLLRRMQSASTGDLSVRIPEEQAGQDEFFQLAQLFNTLMEELEKSSASLRQEVNERQKAQDEMEMLNFELEQRVAERTQRMQASLHSLKQAQKQVVETEKMASLGTVVAGVAHEINTPIGTAITAVSFLNEQAEGLAQSLAENKIGRQQLTQFIEQSIELTQSAKTNLHRAARLIQSFKSIAVDQAKERPSQFNLSELIRDYMQTIHSELQEKQIEVTVNCPEHLILESYNNAFMHILANLFTNAISHAFTDRGGEIILEVQCDSGDLVIDFQDNGKGMSWEQQKLIFEPFFTTNRNDGGTGLGMHLVYNLITHLLQGQISCQSLPDLGCRFTIQLPIAIVLNAE
- a CDS encoding MFS transporter, which codes for MGTPHAELWAYSIALAVWPFGLFVGGPVIGELSDKFGRKPTLLIALSLTAVAYGLSAASILIGNFWLFVVSRLMSGVVGGAYEVAQATVVDISDKETKARNLGYVSMAASIGFVIGPVVTSLSTSGWLSWMTISTPFWIAMGLAAINTLSILKLLERDKPKHPDLKLHPIGAAKTVGFLFLDKRVLYIGAIYLLLQAGWGFYTQGVALFMHHYYHYDTGSTGYFYAAMGLAVALCSVSVQPWLLKRFSPRTLYSVMGVICALLLVIAMLSKPLVVQWITAVLGSATQFICYTVVLMLLSGSVSEKEQGKVMGSAGAGFGLAWGSMIY
- the ychF gene encoding redox-regulated ATPase YchF, with translation MGFKCGIVGLPNVGKSTLFNALTKAGIDAANFPFCTIEPNTGVVPVPDLRLDQLAAIVSPQRVIPTTMEFVDIAGLVKGASKGEGLGNQFLANIRETDAIGHVVRCFEDDNIVHVSGKVHPGEDIDVINTELALSDLESCERAITRVAKKAKGGDKDAKFELQVLEKILPHLEQAEMVRSVELSKEEKAAVAYINFLTAKPTMYIANVNEDGFENNPYLDQVREIAAKENSVVVAVCAAIESDIAELDAEEAAEFMEEMGLEEPGLNRVIRSGYELLHLQTYFTAGVKEVRAWTTPIGATAPQAAGKIHTDFEKGFIRAEVIGFDDYISCNGEQGAKEAGKWRLEGKEYIVKDGDVIHFRFNV
- a CDS encoding oligopeptide:H+ symporter, with translation MTQSHSNNVLNQPKPFYMIFFVELWERFGYYGLQGILAVYFVEKLGFSQELSFITFGAFAALVYGLISIGGFIGDKVLGTKRTIILGALILAIGYMVVAFSISHRELIFIGLGIVSVGNGLFKANPSSLLSKCYEEGDSRLDGAFTMYYMSINIGSFLSLLFSPVIASHFGYAAAYTVCAIGLLLSMLSYWIFRNTVGHIGSEADKRPLDLKKLLLVIIGSAVLSLICAFLMKHVALAEGVLVLICAVVIVLYFREAFKLQGVERGKMMVAFVLMIEAVLFFILYAQMPTSLNFFAIHNTQHQLFGIGINPVSFQSLNPFWIVLASPILAWLYNHFGHKGRDLSMPAKFTLGMFLCSLGFLCLALAGRFFANEMGIVSAWWIVLTYFFQSIGELMISALGLAMVASLVPQRLMGFVMGAWFLTQASAFLLGGWVASFTAAPKGVSDPIQTLPLYTKVFMQIGVVTLVIAIIMWLTVPMLNRIIHSESKPQEGESALSHS
- a CDS encoding sensor histidine kinase encodes the protein MQRLERWLRKLKIPIRLSVGYVLLLLVTLVVGDIIFYYQVKQVVKQGIEQELEKTTSAILHQVKTAANVAIRSHLRGVAEANLEQISSLYRQVQAGKISRAQAEEKVHQQMQAQSIGERGYLYIIDSLGNIVHHRRDALKGVDLSYYPFIQQQIAKKQGYMEYVWKNPDERTPQEKALYMTYFKPWDWIISVSTYRDEFRTLLNIDDFRHSVLDMRFGKTGYPFIINTAGDIIIHPFLEGNFFEIKDDNGFPFFREIINQRNGMLTYSWKNPGESDFRKKLVLFNYLSELDWIVISSTYEEEIYAPLDRLTKLNIISLALILLLVLPLSIILSASIINPLKQLMSRLELAAKGDFSIRMPLDSSKDEIHQLAEYFNRFMQELEEFSISLHGEINQHRSTQRELKKLNIELEQRVLERTQELNASIETLKKAQAQLVEAEKMASLGTVVAGVAHEINTPIGTAITAISFLREQTESFVQVTANNQLSRSGLTGYTETALELTQAIHSSLQRAASLIQSFKGIAVDESRENLRVFNLRELLVDYFATVQSELDSHQITLNLTCDPDLELRSYPNTFSHIISNLVVNSLHHGFENRPSGIISIEVDASASALTLKYRDNGSGMNDKQLKNIFEPFYTTKRGSGGTGLGMHLVYNLVTHILGAR